The sequence GCAAGGCGGCGCGCCTGTTCGAGATCATCCAGATCCTGCGCCTGGCGCGGGCGCCGGTGACGGCCGCCCGCATCGCCGAGAGCCTCGAGGTGACGCAGCGCTCGATCTACCGCGACATCGCCGCCCTGCAGGCGATGCGGGTGCCGATCGAGGGCGAGCGCGGCATCGGCTACATCCTGCGGCCCGGCTTCACCCTGCCGCCGCTGATGTTCTCGATCGAGGAGACCGAGGCGATCGTGCTGGCCCTGGCGCTGCTGGAGCGCACCGGCGACGGCGAGCTCAAGCAGGCGGCGCGGCGGGTGGGCCAGAAGATCGCCGGCGCCGTGCCGCCGCCGCTGCGCCGCACGCTCGACGGCACGGCGCTGCACGCCTGGGGCTCGGTGGCGCCGGCGCCCGAGGGCATCGACCTCGCCCTGGTGCGCCGCGCCATCCGCGATGAGCAGAAGCTCGACATCGCCTATCGCGACGATCCCGGCCGGCGCACGCGGCGGCGCATCCGCCCGCTGGCGCTGATCTACTATTCCGCCACGGCCACCATCGTCGCCTGGTGCGAGCTGCGCGCGGCATTGCGCAATTTCCGCGCCGACCGGGTGGAGGCGAGCGCCCTCGCCGAGGACTTCTTCCGCGGCGAGGGCGATGATCTGCGCCGGCAATGGGTCGCGGGGTGGACGAGCGGGCCGGCGGCCGCGGCCGATTGAGCGGCCGGGACGGCTTCCCCTTCCGTCACGCAGCCCTCGGGTCCGCCTCGCATTGACGCGTGGCGACGGGCTGACTAAGCAGCCTGCGAACAACGGACAATGGGACCCGGGCCATGGCTGCCGACAAGACGCAGAAACTGAAGGCACGCGTCGCACGCGGCTTCATCGACCGCAACGCCGCCGAGATCGACGCCACGCGGGCGATGGTGGAGACGATCCGGCAGGTCTACGAGCTCTACGGCTTCGAGCCGGTGGAGACGCCCTTCGTCGAATATACCGACGCGCTCGGCAAGTTCCTGCCCGACCAGGACCGGCCGAACGAGGGCGTGTTCTCGCTCCAGGACGACGACGAGCAGTGGCTGTCGCTGCGCTACGACCTGACGGCGCCGCTGGCCCGCTACGTCGCCGAGAATTTCGAGACGCTGCCCAAGCCCTATCGCAGCTATCGCGTCGGCTATGTCTTCCGCAACGAGAAGCCGGGCCCGGGGCGCTTCCGCCAATTCATGCAGTTCGACGCCGACACGGTCGGCGCAGCCTCGGTCGCCGCCGATGCGGAGATCTGCATGATGGCGGCCGACACGATGGAGCGCCTCGGCATCCCGCGCGGCTCCTATGTGGTCAAGGTCAACAACCGCAAGGTGCTGGACGGCGTGCTGGAGGCGATCGGCCTCGGCGGCGAGGCCAATGCCGGCCGCCGGCTCAACGTGCTCCGGGCGATCGACAAGCTCGACAAGTTCGGCCCCGAAGGCGTCAGGCTGCTGCTCGGCGCCGGGCGGCTCGACGAGAGCGGCGCCTTCACCAAGGGCGCCGAGCTCGACGAGGCGGCGATCGCCACGGTGCTCACCTATGTCGATACGGCCGGCACCGGCGGGGCCGACACCATCGAGGCGCTGCGCCGGCTCGTCGCCGGCCAGGCCACGGGCCTCGCCGGGGTCGAGGAGCTCGCCGAGATCGACCGGCTGGCGAAGGCCGCCGGCTATGGCGAGGATCGCATCCGCATCGAGCCCTCGGTGGTGCGCGGCCTCGAATATTATACCGGGCCGGTCTACGAGGTGGAGCTCGGCTTCGAGGTGAAGGACGAGGGAGGCCGGCCGGTGCGCTTCGGCTCGGTCGGCGGCGGCGGGCGCTATGACGGCCTGGTGGCGCGGTTCCGCGGCGAGCCGACGCCGGCGACGGGCTTCTCCGTCGGCGTGTCGCGCCTGCTCGACGCCCTCACCGTGCTCGGGCGCGTCAAGACCGAGGGCGCGCGCGGGCCCGTGGTGGTCTGCGTCATGGACCGCGAGCGCCTGGCCGAGTACCAGGCCATGGCCGGCGAGCTGCGCGCCGCCGGCATCCGCGCCGAGGTCTATCTCGGCGGCTCCGGCATGAAGGCGCAGCTCAAATATGCCGACCGGCGCCAGGCGCCGATCGCCATCATCCAGGGTTCGGACGAGGCGGCGCGCGGCGAGGTGCAGCTGAAGGACCTCGATCTCGGCGCCCGGATGGCGCAGGAGATCGCCGACAACACGCAATGGCGCGAGGCCCGGGTGGCCCAGCGCGTGGTGCCACGTCACGATCTCGTGAACGCCGTGCGTCAAATGCTGGTTTCCATCGGGGTTGTGTAACAAGAATCACAGACATGTGATGCTTTCTCGGCTATTCTGGGGACAATTGGTCGGATGACGCATCGGCCGCCGTGCGGCCGCGGCTCATTGTGCCCGCCGGCGCGGCGGCAGGGCTCCGATCGGACGAGGCTGCAGGGGAACAAGGCCAAGTCATGGAGCGCGCGCGCCGCCGCCTGACCGTGCTGGTGGCCCTGGATGTAGCGGGCTATTCCTCGCTCATCCGCGGCCACGAAGTGCGCACGCTGAGCGAGCTCGGCGTGATCTACCGGCGCCTCGGCCTGGAGACCCTGCCCAAGTTCGCCGGCACCGTGATCAAGACCATGGGCGACGGGGCCCTCGTCGAGTTCGAGAGCGTGCTCGACGCCGTCGAATGGACCATGGGCTTCCAGAGCGCCATGGCGCGGCGCAACGCCGCCCGGCGCCGGGCGCCGATCTGGGTGCGCGCCGCCATCGTGCTGGCCGACGTGATCGTCGCCGACACCGACCGGTTCGGCGCCGCCATCGGCTTCGCCACCCGCATGCAGGAGGTCTCGCCGCCCGGCGGCATCGCCATCACCCATTCCGTGCGCTGGCAGCTGATCGGCGAGCCGGCGACGGCGTTCAAGCCGGCGGGGCTGTTCACCCTGCGCAGCGTGCCCTACCCGGTCGAGGCCTGGATGTGGGCGCCGCCCGGCGTCGCCCTGCCCGAGATGCGGCCGACCTCGGCCCAGCTGCTCGCGCCCGACCTGGAGGGCGACACCCATCTCGGCGACCCCAGGCCGCTCCTGGTGATCCTGCCCTTCGACAACCTGACCGGCGACCCCGCGCTGGAGCCGATCGCCGACGGCGCGGTCGAGGAGATCACCGCGACCCTGGCGCGCCTGCGCGACATCCGCGTCGTCGCCCGCAACACCGCCTATACCTACAAGGGCCGGGCGACCGACGTCCGCGCCCTGGTGCGCCAGATCGGCGTGCGCTACGTCGTCGAAGGCAGCCTGCGCGGCAGCCGCGACCGGCTGCGCATCACGGCGCAGTTCATCGAGGCCGAAGGCGGGGCGCATCTGTGGTCCGGCCGCATCGACGGCACCGCGGCCGATGCGCTGACCCTGCAGGACGACATCGCCACGCGCATTGCCGGCGCCCTGCACCCGATCATCCGCTCGGCGGAGATCGCCCGGGCCCAGGCCCAGGCCGGTGGCGAGCGGCTGACGCGCAGCCTGACCCTGCGGGCGATGCCCTATTTCTGGGCGCATCGGCGCGAGGACAATGCCCGCGCGCTGGAGCTGCTCACCCAGGCGCTGGCGGTCGACGCCCGGCACGGGCTGGCGCTCGGGCTCAAGGGCTGGTGCCTCGCCCAGCACGTCGCCTACATGTGGTCCGACAATCCGGCGCGCGACAAGGCGCTGGCCATCGGCTTCGCCGAGCGCGCCGCCCAGACCACCGAGCCCGACGCCCTCGTCTTCACCACCATCGGCGCGACGCTGTCCCTGCTGCAGGTCGACCAGTCGCGGCCGCTGCAGTTCATCGAGCGGGCGCTGACGCTCGATCCGACCTTCGCCTGGGCCTGGACGCGGCAAGGCTATGCGCTGGCCTATTCCGGCAAGCCGCGCGAGGGCATCCGCGCCCTCGAGCACGCGGTGGCGCTAAGCCCGGACGACCCGGTGCTGTTCAACGCCTTCGGGGGCCTGGGCACCTGCCATTTCATCCTGGAAGACTATGCCGCCGCCATCCATTGGGCGCAGAAGGCGCTGAACGACCGGCCCGGCATGGTGTGGGCCAACCGCCTGCTCGCCACGTCAGCCGCCCATGCCGGCGACCTCGACCTGGCGCGCAGCGCGGCGCAGCAGCTGTTCGCGGCCCATCCCGATCTCAGCATCCGGCGGATGATCGATTCGATCCACAATCTCGACGGCCCCTATCTCGACCGTTTCCTCGACGGGCTGCGCCTGGCCGGCATCCCGGAGGAATCGCGCTCGGCGGAGGGCGGGGGCGACGAGGAGCTCCCGCTCGACGCCACCGCGCCCTGGCTGGCGGGGGATTGAGGCGCATCGCACGGTCGCCATCGCGCGGTTGGTGCGACAGTCACGGTTCTTAGCGCCAC comes from Labrys wisconsinensis and encodes:
- a CDS encoding helix-turn-helix transcriptional regulator translates to MRKAARLFEIIQILRLARAPVTAARIAESLEVTQRSIYRDIAALQAMRVPIEGERGIGYILRPGFTLPPLMFSIEETEAIVLALALLERTGDGELKQAARRVGQKIAGAVPPPLRRTLDGTALHAWGSVAPAPEGIDLALVRRAIRDEQKLDIAYRDDPGRRTRRRIRPLALIYYSATATIVAWCELRAALRNFRADRVEASALAEDFFRGEGDDLRRQWVAGWTSGPAAAAD
- the hisS gene encoding histidine--tRNA ligase, producing the protein MAADKTQKLKARVARGFIDRNAAEIDATRAMVETIRQVYELYGFEPVETPFVEYTDALGKFLPDQDRPNEGVFSLQDDDEQWLSLRYDLTAPLARYVAENFETLPKPYRSYRVGYVFRNEKPGPGRFRQFMQFDADTVGAASVAADAEICMMAADTMERLGIPRGSYVVKVNNRKVLDGVLEAIGLGGEANAGRRLNVLRAIDKLDKFGPEGVRLLLGAGRLDESGAFTKGAELDEAAIATVLTYVDTAGTGGADTIEALRRLVAGQATGLAGVEELAEIDRLAKAAGYGEDRIRIEPSVVRGLEYYTGPVYEVELGFEVKDEGGRPVRFGSVGGGGRYDGLVARFRGEPTPATGFSVGVSRLLDALTVLGRVKTEGARGPVVVCVMDRERLAEYQAMAGELRAAGIRAEVYLGGSGMKAQLKYADRRQAPIAIIQGSDEAARGEVQLKDLDLGARMAQEIADNTQWREARVAQRVVPRHDLVNAVRQMLVSIGVV
- a CDS encoding tetratricopeptide repeat protein gives rise to the protein MERARRRLTVLVALDVAGYSSLIRGHEVRTLSELGVIYRRLGLETLPKFAGTVIKTMGDGALVEFESVLDAVEWTMGFQSAMARRNAARRRAPIWVRAAIVLADVIVADTDRFGAAIGFATRMQEVSPPGGIAITHSVRWQLIGEPATAFKPAGLFTLRSVPYPVEAWMWAPPGVALPEMRPTSAQLLAPDLEGDTHLGDPRPLLVILPFDNLTGDPALEPIADGAVEEITATLARLRDIRVVARNTAYTYKGRATDVRALVRQIGVRYVVEGSLRGSRDRLRITAQFIEAEGGAHLWSGRIDGTAADALTLQDDIATRIAGALHPIIRSAEIARAQAQAGGERLTRSLTLRAMPYFWAHRREDNARALELLTQALAVDARHGLALGLKGWCLAQHVAYMWSDNPARDKALAIGFAERAAQTTEPDALVFTTIGATLSLLQVDQSRPLQFIERALTLDPTFAWAWTRQGYALAYSGKPREGIRALEHAVALSPDDPVLFNAFGGLGTCHFILEDYAAAIHWAQKALNDRPGMVWANRLLATSAAHAGDLDLARSAAQQLFAAHPDLSIRRMIDSIHNLDGPYLDRFLDGLRLAGIPEESRSAEGGGDEELPLDATAPWLAGD